The window CCAGTCACTGAATGAACGAGGTCAAGCAAGTGAGTCGAGTAGGCATTACTGCCCTCGATCTGGTCCACCATTCCTGCGAGGAGTGTGAGGGCCGCTGCGGGTGTCTGCGGGTGCAGGAAGTCGCGTTTCACTTTCATCGCGATTGAGGGCAACGTCACATATCCGGTGAACTTTCGGTTCCACAGCCGGCCATGGTGAGCGGCGATGTTCCGGATGAAGGCGATGTTTTGCACGGCCTGGAGGAGCTTGGGGATGTCCTCGAATGCGAGCGACTTCGCAACTGGTTCGAGAACCGACTTATCCCTCAGGGCGCGAAGCATGCGGGAGAACGTGCCGATGGACAGCACCTCGATTGCCGCCCAAAGAGGGACAGTCTCCTCCTTCTCGATGTGGTGCCGGATGAAGAGCTCGCTGCGCGTCCGGAGTTCTTCGAACGCGGCAAGAACTGTGTTTCGGTTCTTCGTCTCAGCTGCGTGCTGCCCCATTGCCCGCTCGTCAGTCGGGTCCGGAAATGAGTCGGGAAGATAGAGGCTCGCCGCGAGGTGACCGTCACCGCCGACAGCGCCGGCGACGTGGTAGGCCACACGAGCACGCAGAGTCGGCTCGACGACAGAGACGCCATCGAGAACCGCGTTACGCACAGCTCGGTCTAGATCATAGACATCCATCAGTCTCGATGCGGTCGCGCCAGAGGCATAGCGGTCTTCACCCGGCTCATAGAAGCAGCGCGCATACCCGCTGACTCGGTAGTAGTTGCTCGAGTACAGGAACAGGCCGAACTTCTTCTCGGAAACGCCGTCGAGCTGAAGCCCCCGGTCGCGGTGTTTCTGCACCTGTGCGGCGAGGTTGATCCAGTCCTTCATCCTGCCCCCAGAAACGAAGAACCCACCCAGCCTTGCGGCTGGATGGGCCCGAATGTTGTCACCAACCTATTCCAGAGAACTCGCGCGCGCAAATCGAGATGGTCGGCCTCAGCAGTCCCCCGCGGCCATGACCGTCCACCTCTCGTCGCATTCGGGATGCGGTTCCATCCTGCCCGAGCAGGCCCCTCACAGGCCCCTCGCGTAGCGTAGGGAGGTATGGCCGACACCCTTGCCGACCGACGCTCACCCCTCCGACCCGCCGTGGATCTCGTCCGCGGCACGCTGATCGGCGCGGTGGAGGTGGTTCCGGGGGTCAGCGGCGGCACGGTCGCCCTCATCGTGGGCGTGTACGCCACGCTCATCGAAGCGGCCAGCCACGTCGTGCGCGGCACGCTCGCGCTCACTGATGTCTTCCGTCGCAAGGGCCTCGCCCGCGCCGCATCCCACTTCCGCGCCGTGCGCTGGCGGATCGTCGCGCCGGTGCTGCTGGGCATGGTGCTCGCAGTCGTGCTGGGCGCGAAACTCCTCGCCCCGCTCGTGCAGGAGTTCCCGACCGAGACCCGCGCGGTGTTCGGCGGCATGATCGCCGCATCCCTGCTCATCCCGATCCGGATGCTGGGACGCGACTGGACCTGGCGCCTGGCCGTCGTCGCCCTCGCCGCGGCGGTCGCCGCCTTCTTCCTCACCGGGCTTCCCTCGGGAACCCTCGAGGATCCGCCGCTCGTGATCGTCGCCCTCGCCGCATCCGTCGCCGTCTGCGCCCTCGTGCTTCCCGGCCTGTCGGGCGCCTTCCTGCTGCTCGTGTTCGGGCTCTACGAGACGACGCTCGTCGCCCTGAACGAGCGCAACGTGCCCTACATCCTCGCCTTCGCGATCGGCGCGATCGTCGGCCTCAGCCTGTTCGTCAACATCCTGCGGATGCTGCTCGCCCGCTTCCACGCGGCGATGCTCGCGATCATGACCGGACTCATGCTCGGATCCCTGCGCGCCCTCTGGCCCTGGCAGGATGCGGCAGGCACCGCCACCACGCCCACGGGCGACGTCCTGGGCCCGGTGCTGCTGGCCGCCGCCGGCGCCGCCGTCGTCCTGGCGGTCGTGGCGATGCAGGCAGGCCTCGACCGGCGAGCGCAGCGCGCCGCGTAGAGACGCCCCTGCGAACCGCTCAGCCGGCGGCGGCCTGCTCGGCGAGCAACAGCGAGCCGTAGAGTCCCGCCTCGCCGTCGAGCTCGGTGCGGGCGATCGCGAGGTCCCGCGACGAGCCCCGCGCCCCGGCCGGACCCACGCGCACGGCTGCAGCCTCCTGCAGCGCCTCGATCAACCCGGGCGTCTTGAGCACGCCGCCACCGAACACGATCAGTTCGATGCCCAGCGTGAAGTACAGCGTCGCGGCGAGCTGGGCGAGATAGAACGCGGTGATCTCGTTGCTCTTCGCGCGGGCGGCCGCATCCAGCTCCTGGGTGTCGATGCCGTTGCGCGCGCGGACGGCAGGGCCCGACGCGACGCCCTCGAGGCAGTCGCCGTGGAAGCGGCAGCTACCGGCGAAGGTGTCGTCGGGGTGCCGCGCGACGGGGAGGTGCGCGATCTCGGGCCAGCCGGTGCCCACCAGCACGCGGCCTCCGGCGATGAGCCCCGCCCCCACTCCCGTGCCGACGGTGACGTAGGCGACGTCGCTCGCGCCCTGCGCCGCGCCCCACTGCAGCTCGCCCAGGGCGGCGCCCGTGACGTCGGTCGTGATCCGTGCGGGAGCGCCGGCGGCAGCGTCGCGGATGCGGCCCAGCACGTCGACGCCGTCCCAGCCTGCCTTCGGTGTCGAGGTGATGGAACCGTAGGCGGGCGAGGCGGGGTCGAGATCGAGCGGACCGAAGGCCGCGATCCCGACCCCGGCGATCTCGCCGTCGAGCGTCCGGATGAAGTCGCCCACCGCGGCGAGCGTGGTGTCGGGCTCTCCGGTCGCCACGGAGCTGCGGCTCAGGATGCGGCGAGGGTCCCCCTCCGGCGCCGCCGCGCACACGATCTTCGTGCCGCCGGTCTCGATGCCGACGAGCAGACGGCTCACGCCGCGTCCTCGTCGCGGGGCACGATCCCCCCGAACACGGAGTTGTTGCGCATGGCACGACTCTCGTCGTCGTCGCCGAGGAGCGCCCGTCGCAGACCGTCGACGTCGTGGGTGCGCAGGAGCGCATTCCACCGTTCGACGGCGGCACGCGCTCCGCCCTCGGTGGTCTCGCGCTTGCGCGGCACGTTCTGCAGCGCCCGGGTGATCACGTAGAGCGGCTCGGTTTCGAGCAGCTCCACGATCCGGCGGTGCTGCGCCAGCTTCTTCTGGTCGTTTCGCGACATTCCTGCCTCCGCGTCCCATCCTGCCGCGGGCGGGCTGCCCGCGGGTGAACCCGCGTCAGTTGACCGAGCCGCCGACGGGCGCGGCGAACTCATCGAGAGCGGCGACGACCTCGGGCGAGAGCTCGGCCTTGCTCGCGGCGATCGCGTCATCGATCTGACCCGGGCGCGAGGCGCCGATGATCGCCGTGGTCACGACCTCGTCGCGCAGCACCCACGCGACCGCGAGCTGCGGGATCGACAGGCCCGCATCCTGCGCGATGCCGTCGATGCCCCGGATGCGGCGCAGGTAGTCGTCGGTGAGCGCGCTGCTGTTGAGGAAGTGGCTGTCGGCGGCACGCGAGTCGGCAGGGACCGTGCCATCGAGATATTTGGCGGTCA is drawn from Microbacterium binotii and contains these coding sequences:
- a CDS encoding Abi family protein, with protein sequence MKDWINLAAQVQKHRDRGLQLDGVSEKKFGLFLYSSNYYRVSGYARCFYEPGEDRYASGATASRLMDVYDLDRAVRNAVLDGVSVVEPTLRARVAYHVAGAVGGDGHLAASLYLPDSFPDPTDERAMGQHAAETKNRNTVLAAFEELRTRSELFIRHHIEKEETVPLWAAIEVLSIGTFSRMLRALRDKSVLEPVAKSLAFEDIPKLLQAVQNIAFIRNIAAHHGRLWNRKFTGYVTLPSIAMKVKRDFLHPQTPAAALTLLAGMVDQIEGSNAYSTHLLDLVHSVTGLEVGYYQPTL
- a CDS encoding DUF368 domain-containing protein; the encoded protein is MADTLADRRSPLRPAVDLVRGTLIGAVEVVPGVSGGTVALIVGVYATLIEAASHVVRGTLALTDVFRRKGLARAASHFRAVRWRIVAPVLLGMVLAVVLGAKLLAPLVQEFPTETRAVFGGMIAASLLIPIRMLGRDWTWRLAVVALAAAVAAFFLTGLPSGTLEDPPLVIVALAASVAVCALVLPGLSGAFLLLVFGLYETTLVALNERNVPYILAFAIGAIVGLSLFVNILRMLLARFHAAMLAIMTGLMLGSLRALWPWQDAAGTATTPTGDVLGPVLLAAAGAAVVLAVVAMQAGLDRRAQRAA
- a CDS encoding ROK family protein, giving the protein MSRLLVGIETGGTKIVCAAAPEGDPRRILSRSSVATGEPDTTLAAVGDFIRTLDGEIAGVGIAAFGPLDLDPASPAYGSITSTPKAGWDGVDVLGRIRDAAAGAPARITTDVTGAALGELQWGAAQGASDVAYVTVGTGVGAGLIAGGRVLVGTGWPEIAHLPVARHPDDTFAGSCRFHGDCLEGVASGPAVRARNGIDTQELDAAARAKSNEITAFYLAQLAATLYFTLGIELIVFGGGVLKTPGLIEALQEAAAVRVGPAGARGSSRDLAIARTELDGEAGLYGSLLLAEQAAAG